A region of Allocoleopsis franciscana PCC 7113 DNA encodes the following proteins:
- a CDS encoding DUF4278 domain-containing protein — MQLCYRGVSYDYNPTSVETFEGEVGGKYRGLPWRHTHLKLHKGLGIKPIFDLYYRGVTPKRKQDSQPSGIPVTEPNTAGSF; from the coding sequence ATGCAACTGTGCTATCGCGGCGTATCCTACGACTATAACCCTACTTCTGTCGAAACCTTTGAGGGTGAAGTAGGTGGCAAGTATCGGGGTCTGCCTTGGAGACACACTCATCTGAAACTGCATAAAGGGCTAGGGATTAAACCCATTTTCGATCTGTATTATCGAGGTGTTACTCCTAAGCGTAAGCAGGATAGCCAACCCAGTGGAATTCCTGTTACCGAACCCAACACGGCTGGCTCTTTCTAA